Part of the Clarias gariepinus isolate MV-2021 ecotype Netherlands chromosome 25, CGAR_prim_01v2, whole genome shotgun sequence genome is shown below.
ggtgttttatatatgtttgtccTTCCTGCTctctatttagttttttaattaaatgttttatataagaaTTACACCCATATATAAAACATTCAATGCAACAAGAAAATGccagagggaggaaaaaaacgcGTTCCTGTGCGGTTTTTATTTTGGCCATCGGGCTCGCCGTAGTTATCGAGTGACAGCCAAGTATGTTGTGAAAGTTGGAGCAGAAAGTCGAGACATAAATTCCGCTTTGGTTGTTTCAGGTGAGAGAATGCGGTATGCGTTATAATGCATTTCTAACAAATAAGGTAAACACCTTACCTGAAACATTAACACATGCTATATACAAGCAGACAGTAAGAATGCAAGCTCTGTTGTTAGCTAGCGTGTTTGCTAAAATGCTTCATGCTAGCCTCGGCTCGTGGTGGTGTTGGATTTCCTGCCTGGTTAGAGGAAATATTGTTCTTGTGAGGTGTGATAGTGTGATAGGTTTGGTGTGTTTGTGGTAGAAGTGGAGCTCAGATACAGTCTCAGTGTTCGGCTTAGTCATGGCTTTAGTAAGTGGGTTAGCAAAGTGTGTAACGCTAAGCctgttgtttttctgtctgATTAACAACaccacagtctctctctctctctctctatatatatatatatatatatataatatgttggACTAATGAACCCACACACGCTTATATTAAAACTGCTGAATGAGGTTTAATTCATCCTCACCTCAAAGCTAAGCCCAACTGTTCCCTGACCTTCAACTCAGGAAGGTCATGAATGTTTATAGATCAACATTGACACAGCTTTTGGTAAAGACTGCACTGTCATGATTCTGAGAGTGTGTGCTAGCTCTGGGATTGCAGTATTTCAGGTGGTACAGTAGATTATGGTAGTTCACCAGGCTTTACTAAGTGAACTAATGGTGTGTCAGAGAGAttatgagttcaaatcccagcatcTCGAACCTGCCCCTGCAGCAAAGTCTGCATAGTTGTGTCCTGTATCACTTGTAACTTACTTTAGCTAAAGGTGTCAGTCACatggtaatgaaaaaaaaaatagcatcgCTTCTGCATCACAACAGATTGGATGAATTGCTTCGGAAATCCAAACAAAATTTTGTTTTAGAGCTATCTTTTACATTATTGACACCAATACAGTAGGCTGTTTTTGAATTTTATACTTTACTAGAGGGAATCTTACCTGCAGTCTTATCatgttgattcatacacattctcatttcatacaaacttaaataattcttttgattgtgtagagctgctttgtgacagttTCAAtagttaaaagtgctatacaaattttttttaattaaggtgAATGGAGTGTGTGCTGCCACTCCTCACATTGCTTCAATATTTTGGCCGATCTCCTTCTTCTTTGTGTTTGTATCCAATAAGTTGCATCACTGCAGTCTCCTGGTCTTAATccctcttctttctttttccttattaGGTTACATTACTGCCAACTGTAGATCTCAATCTCTTTCCGACCTCTTAAGGCCGATTTTTAAGACCAgcccttaaaaaaaactttaaatgctttcttttctgatcttgtcacacttttacacacttcATCTTCTTTACATGGTCTCTTAGCAGCACTCTATGCTTTTGATTGgagttctatatatatatatatatatatatatatatatatatatatatatatgagagagagagggagagagatagatagatgacagatatgtatatatatgtgtgtatgtgtatatatatatatatatatatagatagatagatagatagatagatatgtgtgtgtgtatatatatatatatatatatatatatatatatatatatatatacacagtcgtggccaaaagttttgagaattacataaatattggaaattgaaaaagttgctgcttaagtttttataataaaaatatattataataattatatatataataatgcatatactccagaatgttatgaagagtgatcagatgaactgcatgtccttctttgccatgaaaattaacttaatcccaaaaaaacctttctactgcattttattgctgtcattaaaggacctgccgAGATCATTttagtaatcgtcttgttaactcaggtgagaatgttgacgagcacaaggctggaaatcatcaggctgattgggttagaatggcagacttgacatgttaaaagtagggtgatgcttgaaatcattgttctttcattgttaaccatggtgacctgcaaagaaacgcgtgcagccatcattgcattgcataaaaatggcttcacttGCAAGGATGGTGTGGCTTCTAGGATTGCAcccaaatcaacaatttataggatcatcaagaacttcaaggaaagaggttcaattcttcttaagaaggcttcagggcgtccaagaaagtccagcaagcgccaggatcgtctcctaaagaggattcacctgcgggatcggagtgccaccagtgcagagcttgctcaggaatggcagcaggcagatgtgagcgcatctgcatgCACAGTGttgcgaagacttttggaaaatggcctggtgtcaagaagggcagcaaagaagccacttttttttaaatcagggaCAGATTAATCtcctgcagaaagtatggtgaatggactgctgaggactggggcaaagtcatattctcagatgaagcctcttttttggggcatctggaaaaaggcttgtccggagaagaaaaggtgagcgctaccatcagtcctgtgtcatgccaacagtaaagcatcctgagaccattcatgtgtggggttgcttctcatccaagggagtgggctcactcacaattttgcccaaaaacacagccataaataaaggttataaaggttaataaaggttccaacagcaacttcttccaacaatccaacaacagtttggggaagaacaatgcattttccagcacgatggagcaccgtgccataaggcaaaagtggctcggggacaaaaacattaaaattttgcGTATATGctctggaaactccccagatcttaatcccattaagaacttgtggtcaatcctcaagaggcgggtggacaaacaaaaacccactaattctgacaaactccaagaagtgattatgaaagaatgggttgctatcagtcaggatttggcccagaagttgattgagagcatgcccaatcgaattgcagaggtcctgaaaaagaagggccaacactgcaaatactgactctttgcataaatgtcatgtaattgtcgataaaagcctttgaaacatataaagtgcttgtaattatatttcagtacatcacaaaaatgttgtgtgcattgcaatattttaagcaaaactgtttATTACTCTGccaattaaaccttcacactctgctcttacttaCTCTACCTACAACCAATGAAGATTGGACACCAGGTTGgacaaatttagccatgaaaccgcCAACAccaaattggccagtgtttcagtttcattgtccaacccctgtgtatagatatagatagaggGCATCTGAGGTAAATGCCAAGCAATCTATGTTGACTCATACCTGTACTAACCCCTTGTAGTCATCCTGTTGAATGACTTTAGAATGTCTTGACCTTTTGCAGTTACATGAATACCATGAAGTCAGTCACAACAACAAATGGTGGAGTTTTATAAATTTGGCCTAGCCATCACTATCTTATACCCATGATTACCATGTGTGAGCAGACCAAAAGCAAGCTGCGCATAGATCCATGCTACTACCCCAAGCAATGAGGAAAAGGATACCCCACGTACCTGCGTTAGAAACTGCGTGCACCTGTATGCTTACAATTGCTTAACATGCGCTTTTAAGTctttggaggcatttgaggTTAATCTCCAGTATGGTCTTTGTTATCAGACTCATGCCTGCAGAACAAAATTGTGGATCTAATGCCGGAAAAACACCAGATCTTGTAACAAGGGGCAAAGGTTAAAATTTGACTTTGAAAAAACAGTTAATTTTTGGAACAGGAAATGGAAATATTGACATGTatcatttgttgtttttctgtgaAGGCTTTTAACTAAACATTCCTTGTTCATCAGTATAGAATGCACTATTTGACTTAATGTGAGAGATGCTTTGCCCTTCTGGAGCATACTTAAATACACAGGAAAAGCATACTCAtgcacaggaaaaaaacatacttttcaTGCtggatgttttattttgttttttgaaaaactttattattcTGTGCAGGAGGAGGCATCCCTCTGTGTTAAAATATGGGCAATACCAGTGACCGTGTAGCCTCAGATCGCCATGGAGCGAAAGCCCATCGTGCAGATGGTGGGGCCCATAAAGACCTTGAACCCAGCAAGATGGTGGACAGCACAGATGATCCTAACATCTTTAACACACACGGCCCTGAAGCCAAGGTATAGGAATGCAGTCCTTATTAGAgtactacaaaaaaaatttggcaCCGTACATGAGCCAGACCTTTAGCAgggttttaatattaaatctagGTGTGTTTTAACTAGGGCGGGacatggtgtagtggttagcactgtcgccttgcacctccagggtccgggttcaattcccgtccaGGGAATCTACAGATCATGTTATTCTCAATTCCCGTCCAGGGAATCTACAGATCATGTTATTCTCAATTCCCGTCCAGGGAATCTACAGATCATGTTATTCTCATGTTGTTGATCACTGTCTTGTGTGAAGTCCATACAGAGCTACAATAAGTTCTATCTGTTCCCCCACAGGCCCCGGCGGAGAAGGATTTGCCTCCCGATTTGAATGATTTGGTGAAGACGGTTACACAGGAGCGTCCGACTGTAATCCGCTGGGCAGGAGGAGGCAAAGACGTCTACATCTCTGGCTCCTTCGACAACTGGAACACTAAGATCCCACTTAATAAAAGGTAACGCatttttgggatgtgcttgGGATGTTGGGATCTTaggatgtgctgttatagggAAATGCAGCGCAGTTACTCGTAATGTCCGACATAACACTATACCACCCTGTCacttattaatctttttttctccacacaAAAGCCATAATGACTTTGTTGCAATCCTGGACTTGCCTGAAGGGGAGCATCAGTACAAGTTCTTTGTTGACGGCCAGTGGCTTCATGACCCTTCAAAGGTAATGCATTATCCATAAGCGGATCATTATACAACACTGCAGTACTTATTTGTAATTTCTTTCAGATTTCCCACAAACAATATATTGCATACAGAATTCCTTACAGTTAAAGTTTTGATTGTGGAACAAACAGTCTGGTGGTCTCCTTTTCCATAGCCGGTTGTAACCAGTCAGATGGGAACCATTAACAACCTGATTGAGGTGAAGAAATCTGACTTTGAGGTGTTTGACGCGCTGCAAGTGGACTCGCTCGAGTGCTCCGACACGTCTGGTAAAAAAACTGTCACCACCAGTACTCATATGATGAACTGATGTAGTTGAAGATTTGCATAATAGAACATTGTATGCTTTAAAGCACATTCagctaattaaataaacaaacaaacaaataaataaatcatttttgtaCCTCTTGAAAGTCCTCATATGAACACATTACCTCATCTTACATTGTCTGTCTATatagtggtggccaaaagtattaggacAACACATGCAgtgtattatagttctccctgtgcacaaaacaggtgatgtca
Proteins encoded:
- the prkab2 gene encoding 5'-AMP-activated protein kinase subunit beta-2 — protein: MGNTSDRVASDRHGAKAHRADGGAHKDLEPSKMVDSTDDPNIFNTHGPEAKAPAEKDLPPDLNDLVKTVTQERPTVIRWAGGGKDVYISGSFDNWNTKIPLNKSHNDFVAILDLPEGEHQYKFFVDGQWLHDPSKPVVTSQMGTINNLIEVKKSDFEVFDALQVDSLECSDTSDLSSSPPGPYGQEMYMFRPEERFKAPPILPPHLLQVILNKDTNVSCDPALLPEPNHVMLNHLYALSIKDGVMVLSATHRYKKKYVTSLLYKPI